One part of the Pecten maximus chromosome 1, xPecMax1.1, whole genome shotgun sequence genome encodes these proteins:
- the LOC117325933 gene encoding J domain-containing protein-like has product MNHLDKFYLFGKPLSSVRSLEYVNDSPTMEAILQHECREEDDFYKILNCSEHSSTEQINTEYKILALECHPDKNPNDRAAEEKFARIQRAKEVLSDQETRKKYDQWKNSGIAMSYDQWCGLRDSVQTSMHWASVKPQPMLDHPDHKRNEPSHRPVTHVNPATNQFSNQAKRDPSSAPWERDAASDTLSKFRNYEI; this is encoded by the exons ATGAACCATTTAGATAAGTTTTACTTATTTGGAAAGCCCCTATCGTCTGTTCGCTCCCTGGAATATGTAAATGATAGCCCGACGATGGAAGCGATCTTACAACATGAATGTAGAGAAGAAGATGATTTCTACAAAATTCTTAATTGTAGCGAGCATTCGTCG ACAGAACAGATAAATACAGAGTACAAGATCCTTGCATTGGAATGTCATCCTGATAAAAATCCTAATGATCGTGCTGCAG aagaaaaattTGCACGAATTCAAAGAGCAAAGGAGGTGTTGAGTGATCAGGAGACAAGGAAAAAATATGATCAGTGGAAGAATTCTGGGATCGCAATGTCCTATGACCAGTGGTGTGGTTTACGGGATTCTGTCCAGACG TCCATGCACTGGGCATCGGTTAAACCTCAACCCATGTTGGACCACCCTGATCACAAGAGAAATGAACCAAGCCACCGGCCAGTCACGCATGTTAATCCTGCCACAAACCAGTTCAGTAACCAAG CCAAAAGAGACCCTTCCTCAGCTCCGTGGGAGAGGGATGCAGCTTCTGATACTTTGTCCAAATTTAGAAACTATGAAATTTGA